From the genome of Acinetobacter sp. TR3:
CAGAGACACTAATAATGCTATAAAACTGATTACTTGGCTTCTGCTTCATATCCCCTGTTTCGCTCACTTCAATCAGATACTCACCTGCTTTGGCAAATAGTAAATCAGCACTGCCATCAATTGTCGTTTTTAAGCTGATGCCTTGCTTATCAGTCGCTCCTTTCGCGCGAATCACGACATCGGCATTTGCTAATGCTTTATTGGCCTTAGATACTTTAATTTTTACGGCTTGATTCGCTTTTAGTTCACTTGGATGTGTTAAAAAACCAACTTGAATTGGTGCTGTACTTACCTGAACAGGTGTGTTCTTGTCTTTAGATACATAAGTCAATAATGTCCATTCACGAGTAATTTCAACAGGCGTAATTTTTTTAGCTTTTAAATCCGCAGGAATCACAAAATCACGTTCAGATTTGGCAGGTGCTTTGTCTGCTGGCATATCAAAGAACATTTTCCATTCTTTTTGATCTTGTACATATTTCAAAGGGTAACTCGCGCTGGTTTGAACACTATAAGTACCAACTTCTGGTAACTTCAAATCAAAAACTGTAGCCGAACCTAATTTAGAATCTGCTTCAATTGTGGTCTTGGTATTATTTGGACTCGTGATTTCAAATTTTGCATTTTTTAATGCATATTCACTTTGTAAAGCTTCTTCAGCATAACCAGAAATGATTGTTACTTGTGTTTGTTCCGTTGTATAGGCAATCGGAGCAACATAGGGTTCATGCGCAAAGCTATAACCTGAAACTAAAAGAAATGATGCAATTAATAATTTGTTCACTCGTTCTTCCCACCTTTAATAATCCAACATGACTCTCATCACATTAAATTGTTTAATAAAATGCTATGTTGAGCATTATACATAAATGCAAATAATTATCATTAATTTTAACTTTATATCTATCAATTGGAGAAATTCAGCAAATCAACATAAAAATTACGTTCTCTTTCACCTTTCTCAAATTCACTTGAATATAATGCTTGGGTGTTATTATTTTTGAAATATTATGCCTGTTCTCAGTTCTCCTACTGCCAAAAATTACTCCTTATTCTTAGTTATTTTCTCTCTTGCCATAGGAAG
Proteins encoded in this window:
- a CDS encoding DUF4198 domain-containing protein, whose protein sequence is MNKLLIASFLLVSGYSFAHEPYVAPIAYTTEQTQVTIISGYAEEALQSEYALKNAKFEITSPNNTKTTIEADSKLGSATVFDLKLPEVGTYSVQTSASYPLKYVQDQKEWKMFFDMPADKAPAKSERDFVIPADLKAKKITPVEITREWTLLTYVSKDKNTPVQVSTAPIQVGFLTHPSELKANQAVKIKVSKANKALANADVVIRAKGATDKQGISLKTTIDGSADLLFAKAGEYLIEVSETGDMKQKPSNQFYSIISVSVN